One genomic window of Euwallacea fornicatus isolate EFF26 chromosome 7, ASM4011564v1, whole genome shotgun sequence includes the following:
- the Tab2 gene encoding TGF-beta-activated kinase 1 and MAP3K7-binding protein 2 isoform X1, translating into MYAGSKRRSSNVRVMQIFHELKAQFPTIPDHIITSCIASHVASEPLKNLQELVLAAAAKDQNQMGRPSLQLETPPFIPTPTPVASLIEPKRASSPERSRDDMNQSGSSEATSKESKCSSSSATKSDVPSSVAKRPNTLDIVKTSDQNDRRLQPSGKCRDVHKLLNSPIIADKPPKSPLSIQRFAVKQVSKKESPTTKKETVSTPTQTTETLVNNSPITSPSLNLSVNVNCQMGLVQSPVKPRCTAKVDVTPTQPWLTPSPTFCDNSSPRSFTSVNLTLRPPSVTPQDPIEITSQNSSLTYSTSSFDREKGLQSRLQITVGPGNAGNVSSVRARPKSFHLEENVTDSLPVRAGSMCNLNTVGTEVAPILLKQQARIDRLQIELQTGNSRLVIMRREVDDLENKQRQIAERRTTEEMEKQLQMEINHLTYQCEQLAAHLENNQFYNNIYTGPTGPLLAPQRPLSSSSRPAQIARRAAERHQFVPLFSSQDVEGPKWNCSECTFLNHPDLDTCEQCDMLRVYHGRTRRSDLTTDPALRSMPNSIDFNQSFEAFKKSFNKALYGKIKGESRLALSHSRSAMTTDEILRRIDFNDNNNAAPDARHKTTNNRVPLNLSISAPNGLIGYPMNTNRSDA; encoded by the exons ATGTACGCCGGATCAAAACGGAGGTCGTCAAACGTCCGGGTCATGCAGATCTTCCATGAGTTAAAAGCGCAATTTCCCACGATTCCCGATCACATCATCACCTCCTGCATCGCGTCCCATGTCGCTTCCGAACCCCTAAAGAATCTGCAGGAGCTGGTCCTAGCCGCAGCTGCTAAAGACCAAAATCAGATGGGACGCCCTTCTTTGCAG ctcGAAACGCCTCCCTTTATCCCGACCCCGACACCTGTAGCGTCCCTCATTGAACCGAAACGAGCGTCAAGCCCAGAGAGAAGCCGAGACGATATGAACCAGAGTGGTTCCAGTGAAGCTACAAGTAAAGAGAGCAAGTGTAGTAGTAGTAGTGCAACCAAAAGTGATGTTCCTAGTAGCGTAGCCAAGAGACCAAACACCTTAGACATCGTCAAAACTAGTGATCAGAATGACAGGCGACTGCAGCCCTCCGGGAAGTGCAGAGACGTGCATAAACTCTTAAACTCGCCCATCATCGCAGACAAACCCCCCAAATCCCCCTTGAGCATCCAAAGATTTGCCGTCAAACAAGTGTCCAAAAAAGAATCGCCCACCACTAAAAAAGAGACTGTTTCCACCCCTACTCAAACAACTGAAACCCTAGTGAACAACTCTCCGATCACTAGTCCTAGCTTGAACCTTTCGGTAAATGTCAACTGTCAAATGGGACTGGTACAAAGCCCGGTGAAACCCCGCTGCACTGCAAAGGTGGATGTCACCCCCACACAGCCCTGGCTAACTCCCTCTCCTACCTTTTGTGATAATTCGTCCCCGAGGAGTTTCACCAGCGTGAATCTTACGTTGCGACCTCCTTCAGTGACCCCCCAAGACCCAATAGAGATAACCTCGCAGAATTCGAGCTTGACCTACTCGACAAGCAGTTTTGATAGGGAGAAAGGACTGCAGAGCCGATTGCAGATCACGGTGGGGCCTGGAAATGCCGGAAATGTGTCCTCGGTCAGGGCCAGGCCTAAGAGCTTCCATTTGGAAGAGAACGTGACGGATAGTCTTCCCGTGCGAGCTGGATCGATGTGCAATTTGAATACTGTAGGAACTGAGG TTGCTCCGATCCTTCTCAAACAACAAGCTCGGATAGACCGTCTGCAGATAGAACTTCAAACCGGTAATTCTAGGCTGGTCATAATGAGGCGGGAAGTAGACGACCTGGAAAACAAACAAAGACAG ATTGCCGAGAGACGAACTACCGAAGAAATGGAGAAGCAACTGCAAATGGAGATCAATCATCTGACGTACCAATGCGAGCAGCTAGCGGCTCATTTGGAGAACA ACCAATTCTACAACAACATCTACACAGGTCCTACAGGCCCTCTTTTGGCGCCCCAGCGTCCCTTGTCGTCCTCCTCGCGACCCGCCCAAATCGCTCGAAGAGCGGCCGAAAGGCACCAGTTCGTGCCGCTTTTCAGTTCCCAAGATGTGGAAGGTCCTAAATGGAACTGTTCCGAGTGCACATTCCTTAATCATCCCGATCTGGACACGTGCGAACAATGTGACATGCTCCGCGTCTACCACGGTAGGACCCGAAGGTCAGATTTGACCACTGACCCCGCCTTGCGCAGCATGCCCAATTCTATAGACTTTAACCAATCCTTCGAAGCGTTTAAAAAGTCTTTCAATAAAGCGCTATACGGGAAGATTAAAGGGGAGTCTCGCTTAGCCCTATCCCACAGTCGGTCTGCGATGACCACTGACGAAATACTGCGCAGAATTGATTTTAACGACAACAATAATGCCGCTCCTGACGCAAGACATAAAACTACCAATAACAGAGTTCCTCTTAATTTGAGCATTTCGGCCCCTAACGGGTTGATCGGCTATCCTATGAACACTAATCGTAGTGATGCTTAG
- the Tab2 gene encoding TGF-beta-activated kinase 1 and MAP3K7-binding protein 2 isoform X2, giving the protein MYAGSKRRSSNVRVMQIFHELKAQFPTIPDHIITSCIASHVASEPLKNLQELVLAAAAKDQNQMGRPSLQLETPPFIPTPTPVASLIEPKRASSPERSRDDMNQSGSSEATSKESKCSSSSATKSDVPSSVAKRPNTLDIVKTSDQNDRRLQPSGKCRDVHKLLNSPIIADKPPKSPLSIQRFAVKQVSKKESPTTKKETVSTPTQTTETLVNNSPITSPSLNLSVNVNCQMGLVQSPVKPRCTAKVDVTPTQPWLTPSPTFCDNSSPRSFTSVNLTLRPPSVTPQDPIEITSQNSSLTYSTSSFDREKGLQSRLQITVGPGNAGNVSSVRARPKSFHLEENVTDSLPVRAGSMCNLNTVGTEVAPILLKQQARIDRLQIELQTGNSRLVIMRREVDDLENKQRQIAERRTTEEMEKQLQMEINHLTYQCEQLAAHLENNQFYNNIYTGPTGPLLAPQRPLSSSSRPAQIARRAAERHQFVPLFSSQDVEGPKWNCSECTFLNHPDLDTCEQCDMLRVYHVSAAPGDNIHIHVTPRLSSRIAHSWVSL; this is encoded by the exons ATGTACGCCGGATCAAAACGGAGGTCGTCAAACGTCCGGGTCATGCAGATCTTCCATGAGTTAAAAGCGCAATTTCCCACGATTCCCGATCACATCATCACCTCCTGCATCGCGTCCCATGTCGCTTCCGAACCCCTAAAGAATCTGCAGGAGCTGGTCCTAGCCGCAGCTGCTAAAGACCAAAATCAGATGGGACGCCCTTCTTTGCAG ctcGAAACGCCTCCCTTTATCCCGACCCCGACACCTGTAGCGTCCCTCATTGAACCGAAACGAGCGTCAAGCCCAGAGAGAAGCCGAGACGATATGAACCAGAGTGGTTCCAGTGAAGCTACAAGTAAAGAGAGCAAGTGTAGTAGTAGTAGTGCAACCAAAAGTGATGTTCCTAGTAGCGTAGCCAAGAGACCAAACACCTTAGACATCGTCAAAACTAGTGATCAGAATGACAGGCGACTGCAGCCCTCCGGGAAGTGCAGAGACGTGCATAAACTCTTAAACTCGCCCATCATCGCAGACAAACCCCCCAAATCCCCCTTGAGCATCCAAAGATTTGCCGTCAAACAAGTGTCCAAAAAAGAATCGCCCACCACTAAAAAAGAGACTGTTTCCACCCCTACTCAAACAACTGAAACCCTAGTGAACAACTCTCCGATCACTAGTCCTAGCTTGAACCTTTCGGTAAATGTCAACTGTCAAATGGGACTGGTACAAAGCCCGGTGAAACCCCGCTGCACTGCAAAGGTGGATGTCACCCCCACACAGCCCTGGCTAACTCCCTCTCCTACCTTTTGTGATAATTCGTCCCCGAGGAGTTTCACCAGCGTGAATCTTACGTTGCGACCTCCTTCAGTGACCCCCCAAGACCCAATAGAGATAACCTCGCAGAATTCGAGCTTGACCTACTCGACAAGCAGTTTTGATAGGGAGAAAGGACTGCAGAGCCGATTGCAGATCACGGTGGGGCCTGGAAATGCCGGAAATGTGTCCTCGGTCAGGGCCAGGCCTAAGAGCTTCCATTTGGAAGAGAACGTGACGGATAGTCTTCCCGTGCGAGCTGGATCGATGTGCAATTTGAATACTGTAGGAACTGAGG TTGCTCCGATCCTTCTCAAACAACAAGCTCGGATAGACCGTCTGCAGATAGAACTTCAAACCGGTAATTCTAGGCTGGTCATAATGAGGCGGGAAGTAGACGACCTGGAAAACAAACAAAGACAG ATTGCCGAGAGACGAACTACCGAAGAAATGGAGAAGCAACTGCAAATGGAGATCAATCATCTGACGTACCAATGCGAGCAGCTAGCGGCTCATTTGGAGAACA ACCAATTCTACAACAACATCTACACAGGTCCTACAGGCCCTCTTTTGGCGCCCCAGCGTCCCTTGTCGTCCTCCTCGCGACCCGCCCAAATCGCTCGAAGAGCGGCCGAAAGGCACCAGTTCGTGCCGCTTTTCAGTTCCCAAGATGTGGAAGGTCCTAAATGGAACTGTTCCGAGTGCACATTCCTTAATCATCCCGATCTGGACACGTGCGAACAATGTGACATGCTCCGCGTCTACCACG tatCTGCCGCCCCCGGGGATAATATTCATATTCACGTGACTCCCAGACTGTCCTCAC GCATTGCTCACTCCTGGGTTAGCCTATGA
- the LOC136339981 gene encoding pre-mRNA-splicing factor Syf2 has product MSSDGPQKSFVEQQADRMKRLRELHRMRNEARAHNHQEVVAEDSRNKLPVNWEARKRKAEWILNDQKEREEAAQNGEDYDRKKLLNVTAVEAECLEKKKKKKNPDQGFSDFEAATFRQYNRLVKGMGPKDMERYEEQKEKYGDAFYAGSNTIVHGLHEDRSEAIDNLVKSVEDQISKRNKYSRRRMHNDDADIDYINERNAKFNKKLERFYGEHTAEIKQNLERGTAV; this is encoded by the exons ATGAGTTCAGATGGACCTCAGAAATCCTTCGTAGAGCAACAAGCAGATAGAATGAAACGTTTAAGAGAGTTGCACCGCATGAGGAACGAAGCCAGAGCTCACAATCATCAGGAGGTTGTAGCTGAAGATTCCAGGAACAAATTGCCTGTGAATTGGGAAGCCAGAAAACGTAAAGCTGAATGGATTTTGAATGATCAGAAGGAACGAGAGGAAGCTGCTCAGAATG GTGAAGATTATGACAGAAAAAAGCTGCTTAACGTAACTGCAGTGGAGGCTGAGTGCCtggagaaaaagaaaaaaaagaaaaatccagATCAAggcttttcagattttgaagcagCAACATTTAGACAATATAACAG ACTAGTAAAAGGTATGGGTCCTAAAGATATGGAGAGATACGAAGAGCAAAAAGAAAAGTATGGTGATGCCTTCTATGCAGGATCAAACACCATAGTCCATGGCTTACATGAAGACAGATCTGAGGCTATTGATAACTTGGTGAAGAGTgttgaagaccaaatttccaaaagaaataaatattctagAAGAAGGATGCATAATGACGATGCAGATATTGATTATATTAATGAAAGAAATGCGAAGTTTAACAAGAAACTTGAGAGGTTTTATGGGGAACACACTGCAGAGATTAAACAGAATTTGGAACGAGGAACAGCAGTTTAA